The following proteins are encoded in a genomic region of Mahella australiensis 50-1 BON:
- a CDS encoding ABC transporter ATP-binding protein has protein sequence MKDLLVKFLKPYWKQITLAIILLVVQAISNLYLPNLNADIINNGVAKGDIDYIINTGGFMLAVTLLLAICAVASAYLGSKTAMAFGRDVRRAIFYKVESFSQAEVDKFGTPSLITRNTNDVQQVQMLVLLGLNLMVMAPIMAIGGIIMALRQDVVLSYSIIIIVPIMAAIVGLMLWKATPLFRSIQVKIDRVNQVMREKLMGVRVIRAFVKNEHEAKRFDEANRDLTATTLKVNRIMAFAMPSLMAVMNLATVAIVWFGAGRIDSGAMPIGNLTAFLTYIMQIMISVMMAMGMFIMVPRAEASAERLSEVLDTEPSIKDTPTPAAPSDIKGYLEFRNVEFSYPGAEEPVLKGISFEARPGQTTAIIGSTGCGKTTLVNLIPRFYDVTGGSILIDGTDIRDMTQQNLRDKIGLVPQKAFLFSGTVADNLRYGNENATDDELWHALEVAQAKDFVMEMPGQLDAPIEQGGTNVSGGQRQRLAIARALVKKPEIYVFDDSFSALDFKTDAKLRLALKGETSGSTVVIVAQRVSTIMDADRIIALNDNGIIAGIGTHAQLMETCDVYREIVYSQLSKEEIA, from the coding sequence ATGAAAGATTTATTAGTTAAATTCTTGAAACCATACTGGAAACAGATAACATTGGCTATAATATTGCTGGTAGTACAGGCCATATCAAACCTATATTTGCCCAATTTAAACGCCGACATCATAAATAACGGCGTGGCCAAAGGCGACATAGATTATATAATAAATACAGGCGGGTTTATGCTGGCCGTTACACTACTGCTGGCTATCTGTGCCGTGGCTTCAGCATATCTCGGCTCTAAAACAGCCATGGCCTTTGGGCGCGATGTCAGAAGGGCTATATTTTACAAGGTGGAGAGCTTCTCACAAGCGGAGGTAGATAAATTCGGCACCCCATCGCTGATCACGCGAAATACCAATGATGTGCAACAGGTGCAGATGTTGGTCCTGCTTGGATTAAACCTCATGGTCATGGCCCCTATCATGGCCATAGGCGGTATTATAATGGCCCTTCGACAAGATGTGGTACTATCGTACTCCATTATCATAATAGTTCCTATTATGGCAGCTATAGTAGGATTGATGCTATGGAAGGCCACGCCGCTGTTTCGCTCCATACAGGTCAAGATAGACCGCGTAAACCAGGTCATGCGCGAAAAACTAATGGGGGTAAGGGTCATAAGAGCATTCGTAAAAAATGAGCATGAGGCTAAGCGCTTCGATGAGGCTAATCGCGATCTTACAGCTACTACATTAAAAGTGAATAGAATAATGGCATTCGCTATGCCATCGCTTATGGCTGTCATGAATTTGGCTACTGTTGCCATAGTATGGTTCGGTGCAGGGCGAATAGATAGCGGCGCCATGCCCATAGGTAACCTTACTGCCTTTTTGACATACATCATGCAAATAATGATATCGGTCATGATGGCCATGGGCATGTTCATAATGGTACCGAGGGCCGAAGCCTCTGCCGAACGCTTATCGGAGGTGCTCGATACCGAACCTTCCATAAAGGATACACCGACCCCGGCCGCACCAAGCGATATAAAAGGATACCTCGAATTTCGCAATGTGGAATTCAGCTACCCGGGTGCCGAAGAACCGGTGTTAAAGGGCATATCCTTTGAAGCAAGGCCGGGCCAAACTACCGCTATCATAGGCAGCACAGGCTGCGGCAAAACCACGCTGGTAAACCTTATCCCGCGCTTCTATGACGTGACCGGCGGCAGTATATTGATAGACGGCACAGATATACGTGATATGACTCAACAAAATTTAAGGGATAAAATAGGACTAGTACCACAAAAGGCCTTTCTTTTCAGTGGAACGGTGGCCGATAATCTGCGTTACGGCAATGAAAACGCTACCGATGACGAGCTCTGGCATGCGCTGGAAGTAGCGCAAGCCAAAGATTTTGTGATGGAAATGCCTGGTCAATTAGATGCACCCATTGAGCAAGGCGGCACCAATGTATCTGGCGGTCAGCGCCAGAGATTGGCTATCGCAAGAGCTCTGGTAAAAAAGCCTGAGATATATGTATTTGATGATAGTTTCTCCGCGTTGGATTTTAAGACCGACGCTAAGCTGCGATTGGCACTCAAAGGAGAGACATCCGGCTCAACTGTAGTAATCGTCGCACAGCGCGTGAGCACCATCATGGATGCCGACCGCATCATCGCCTTGAACGATAACGGCATCATAGCCGGCATAGGTACACATGCACAGCTCATGGAAACATGCGATGTATATCGAGAAATAGTATATTCTCAGCTTTCAAAGGAGGAGATAGCATGA
- a CDS encoding ABC transporter ATP-binding protein: protein MSQDNKPKTRPRRQRGGFGGGRAAMMPAEKAKDFKGTLKRLINYLKPQAFKILLVIIFTIVSVAFTISAPKILGQATNELFGGVISKQLPAGMTKDQVIAGLKARGQDQMAEMISGMELTPGKGVDFDAILHILIILAGVYLLASVFQWLQQYIMASVAQGTVYRLRRDVDKKLAKLPLKYYDDHPHGDILSRVTNDVDNIAHTLQQSLTQLVHATVTVIGVLIMMFSISSLLAWISLIVIPLSLIVTMLIAKQSQKQFIAQWDSTGNLNGHIEEMFTGHNIVKAFNRQDEAIERFDEENERLYKASFKAQFISGIIHPAINFLNNLNYVAVCVIGGIRVANGIITLGDVQAFIQYSRQFTQPIVQTASIMNILQSTVASAERVFELLDEQEEIPDTDNPVVLDDIKGHVKFEHVYFRYKPDVPLIEDMNLDAQPGHTIAIVGPTGAGKTTLVNLLMRFYEIDSGRITVDGVDIRDMRRDDLRKNFGMVLQDTWLFNGTIKENIAYGKENATDDEIIAAARAAYVDHFVRTLPDGYNTVLNDDASNISQGQKQLLTIARAFLADPRILILDEATSSVDTRTEMLIQKAMAKLMKDRTSFVIAHRLSTIRDADNILVMNNGRIIEQGNHQELMAARGFYYDLYNSQFLGAYADVDAV from the coding sequence ATGAGCCAAGACAACAAGCCCAAAACACGCCCAAGAAGGCAGCGCGGCGGTTTCGGCGGCGGACGTGCAGCTATGATGCCGGCTGAAAAAGCCAAGGATTTCAAAGGCACTCTCAAGCGCCTTATAAACTACCTTAAACCGCAAGCTTTTAAGATATTGCTGGTTATCATTTTCACTATAGTAAGTGTGGCTTTTACCATCTCCGCCCCAAAGATACTAGGCCAGGCTACGAACGAGCTGTTCGGCGGTGTAATAAGCAAACAGTTACCAGCCGGTATGACAAAGGACCAGGTTATTGCCGGACTAAAAGCCCGGGGGCAGGACCAAATGGCAGAGATGATATCGGGTATGGAGCTAACGCCGGGGAAAGGTGTGGATTTCGACGCTATATTGCATATACTTATTATCCTCGCCGGCGTATACCTTCTGGCCTCGGTTTTCCAATGGCTGCAGCAATATATAATGGCCAGCGTGGCCCAAGGTACGGTATATAGGCTGCGGCGCGACGTGGATAAAAAGTTGGCCAAACTGCCACTTAAATACTATGATGATCACCCTCACGGCGATATTTTAAGCCGTGTAACCAACGACGTGGATAATATAGCGCATACGCTCCAACAAAGCCTTACGCAGCTGGTGCACGCGACGGTTACAGTTATAGGCGTGTTGATCATGATGTTCTCCATAAGCTCGCTGCTGGCATGGATCTCGCTGATAGTCATACCGCTGTCATTGATAGTAACCATGCTCATAGCCAAGCAATCTCAGAAACAATTCATAGCTCAATGGGATAGCACCGGCAACCTGAACGGCCATATAGAGGAGATGTTTACAGGCCATAATATAGTCAAGGCGTTCAATCGTCAGGATGAAGCCATCGAGCGCTTCGATGAGGAGAATGAAAGGCTCTATAAAGCCAGTTTTAAAGCCCAATTTATATCCGGTATAATACACCCTGCCATAAACTTCCTTAATAATCTTAATTATGTGGCGGTATGCGTTATAGGCGGTATACGCGTGGCCAACGGTATCATCACGTTAGGTGATGTGCAGGCTTTTATACAATACTCCAGGCAATTTACACAACCTATAGTACAAACGGCCAGCATAATGAATATACTGCAGTCTACCGTAGCCTCCGCTGAGCGCGTGTTCGAGCTGCTGGACGAACAAGAAGAAATACCTGACACCGACAATCCGGTGGTATTGGACGATATTAAGGGCCATGTAAAGTTTGAACACGTGTACTTCCGTTACAAGCCGGACGTACCTCTAATCGAAGACATGAACCTTGATGCACAGCCTGGGCACACTATAGCCATAGTAGGGCCCACTGGAGCAGGTAAAACAACGCTGGTCAATCTGCTTATGCGTTTCTATGAGATAGACAGTGGGCGTATCACAGTAGACGGCGTGGATATACGCGACATGAGGCGCGATGACTTGCGCAAAAATTTTGGCATGGTGTTGCAGGACACATGGCTGTTCAACGGCACCATAAAGGAAAATATAGCCTACGGTAAGGAAAACGCCACCGATGACGAGATAATAGCTGCAGCGCGAGCAGCATATGTCGATCATTTTGTACGGACGTTGCCCGACGGATATAACACCGTATTAAACGACGATGCCTCTAATATATCGCAAGGGCAAAAGCAGCTTCTGACCATAGCGCGCGCGTTTTTAGCCGACCCACGGATATTGATACTGGATGAGGCGACCAGTTCAGTTGATACGCGCACCGAGATGCTTATACAAAAAGCCATGGCTAAACTGATGAAAGACCGCACCAGCTTCGTCATAGCGCACAGGCTATCCACTATACGCGACGCCGATAACATACTGGTCATGAATAATGGCCGTATCATAGAGCAGGGCAATCATCAGGAGCTGATGGCTGCGCGCGGTTTCTACTACGATTTATATAATAGCCAATTCCTCGGCGCATACGCCGATGTCGATGCTGTATAA
- a CDS encoding ABC transporter permease, whose protein sequence is MDTIIEYIMFMIDRSDQIFMLTWQHIYLTALAVAIAIAIGVPAGILITRVNKLSSIVIGIANAIQAVPSLALLGFLIPFLGIGTVPSIVMVFLYSLLPIIKNTYTGLSNVDSAMIEAGRGMGMTDGQLMRMVQLPLALPVIMAGVRISAVTGVGLTTLAALIGAGGLGQFVYRGISMVNNQMIMAGAIPAMVLALLVDFALGLVERAVTPKGLKQANGKEVEA, encoded by the coding sequence ATGGATACAATAATAGAATATATAATGTTTATGATCGATCGCAGCGATCAGATATTTATGCTTACATGGCAGCACATATACCTTACGGCTTTGGCAGTAGCCATAGCTATAGCAATAGGCGTGCCTGCCGGCATTTTGATAACGAGGGTGAACAAATTGTCATCTATAGTTATCGGTATAGCCAACGCTATTCAGGCGGTGCCTAGTCTTGCATTGTTGGGCTTTCTTATTCCTTTTTTGGGGATAGGTACCGTGCCGTCTATCGTTATGGTATTTTTATATTCGCTGCTGCCGATTATAAAAAATACGTATACTGGGCTTAGTAATGTTGATAGCGCAATGATAGAAGCCGGGCGAGGCATGGGTATGACCGACGGCCAGCTTATGAGAATGGTTCAACTACCACTGGCATTACCTGTAATAATGGCAGGTGTAAGAATATCGGCTGTTACTGGCGTAGGGCTCACTACTCTGGCAGCATTGATAGGGGCCGGAGGATTGGGGCAGTTTGTATATAGAGGTATATCGATGGTTAATAATCAGATGATAATGGCCGGTGCTATACCGGCTATGGTATTGGCGTTGCTGGTCGATTTTGCTTTAGGATTGGTGGAGAGGGCAGTCACGCCCAAAGGGCTTAAACAAGCCAATGGAAAGGAGGTTGAGGCATGA
- a CDS encoding MarR family winged helix-turn-helix transcriptional regulator, with protein sequence MFNGESDDIPFLKLEGVDPISLKVFQSFFRTARFHSQLVFKMTSENGIYPGQAMCLWFISQEPGISQRNLAEKLHVAPPTVTHMLQKLEKAGFIVRRDDEHDQRLSRIYLTDTGITMLNTLKSTFAEIIHISLKGLSSEQQEELVHMFDTMSSNILREL encoded by the coding sequence TTGTTTAACGGAGAATCAGACGATATACCATTTTTAAAATTGGAAGGGGTAGATCCTATTTCTCTTAAAGTATTTCAGTCTTTTTTTAGAACAGCGCGCTTTCACAGCCAGCTTGTATTTAAGATGACCTCCGAGAATGGCATATATCCCGGACAGGCGATGTGCCTGTGGTTTATCAGCCAAGAACCTGGTATAAGCCAGCGCAATCTGGCTGAAAAATTACATGTAGCACCGCCCACTGTCACTCATATGCTCCAAAAGCTAGAAAAGGCAGGCTTTATAGTGCGCAGGGATGACGAGCACGATCAACGTTTGAGCCGCATATATTTAACAGATACCGGTATTACCATGTTAAATACACTGAAAAGTACATTCGCTGAGATCATACACATAAGCCTAAAAGGCTTAAGCAGCGAACAGCAGGAAGAACTCGTGCATATGTTCGATACCATGAGCTCAAATATACTGCGTGAACTATAA
- a CDS encoding glycoside hydrolase family 31 protein encodes MRGNFVEDGNRLIYHYDSEQLWIEAWGENGLRVRSTCRRTMEDENWALLPAENSMADICTDGDKASIKNGKIRADIMADGSIRFYNQEGRLLLEEYNRNRMDISKFSSPLNIKARDFKPNIKSDDYKLIVRFESDPEEKVFGMGQYQQPYLNVKNCVLELAHRNSQASVPFAISSLGHGFLWNNPAIGRVSFGKNLTEWVAESTKQMDYWITAGDTPAEIEEAYAKVTGTVPMMPDYGMGFWQCKLRYQTQDELLNIAREYKRRGLPIDVIVIDFFHWPLQGDWKFDPEYWPDPDAMVKELKDMGIELMVSIWPTVDKRSENYEEMLNKGYLVRTDRGIRTTMEFMFNTVFFDPTNPGARDFVWNVAKRNYYDKGIKIFWLDEAEPEYSVYDYDNYRYYMGPVMQVGNIYPVMYAKTFFDGMMAAGQQNVVNLLRCAWAGSQRYGALVWSGDIHSSFRALRDQLRAGLNMGLAGIPWWTTDIGGFHGGNPDDPAFRECIIRWFQFGAFCPVFRLHGDREPHGQPIGPAGGGALPSGAANEVWSYGQEAYEIFRKYMFVRERLRPYIKEQMRAAHEKGTPVIRPLFYDFPDDSACWDVDDQYMFGPDILVSPILYEGQRSRKVYLPEGADWRDAATGTVYEGGQCIECDAPLHVIPLFLRGNVELPIYK; translated from the coding sequence ATGAGAGGGAATTTTGTAGAAGATGGAAATCGCTTGATTTATCACTATGATAGCGAGCAACTTTGGATTGAGGCGTGGGGGGAAAATGGCCTTCGTGTTCGATCAACATGCAGAAGAACTATGGAGGATGAAAACTGGGCCTTGCTGCCGGCTGAAAATAGTATGGCTGATATATGCACAGACGGAGATAAGGCATCGATAAAAAATGGCAAGATTCGTGCGGATATTATGGCTGACGGCAGCATCAGGTTTTATAACCAGGAAGGGCGTTTGTTGCTGGAAGAATATAACCGCAACAGAATGGATATCAGCAAATTTTCCAGTCCACTTAATATAAAGGCGCGTGATTTTAAACCTAATATAAAAAGTGACGATTACAAACTTATTGTAAGATTTGAATCTGATCCTGAAGAAAAGGTATTCGGCATGGGCCAATATCAACAACCGTATCTGAACGTCAAAAACTGTGTACTTGAATTGGCTCACAGGAATTCACAGGCTAGCGTGCCGTTTGCTATATCTTCTCTCGGACATGGTTTTTTGTGGAATAATCCAGCTATAGGAAGGGTATCGTTTGGCAAAAATCTGACCGAATGGGTGGCTGAATCTACTAAGCAGATGGACTATTGGATAACCGCAGGTGATACGCCGGCCGAAATAGAAGAAGCATATGCCAAAGTAACCGGCACTGTGCCTATGATGCCTGATTACGGCATGGGGTTTTGGCAATGTAAGCTGCGTTACCAGACACAAGATGAGCTGTTGAATATTGCCCGCGAATATAAGCGCAGAGGACTACCTATCGATGTTATAGTGATAGACTTCTTTCACTGGCCGCTACAAGGTGACTGGAAATTCGATCCTGAATATTGGCCGGATCCCGATGCTATGGTAAAAGAGCTGAAGGATATGGGCATAGAACTGATGGTATCCATATGGCCTACTGTGGATAAACGAAGTGAAAACTATGAGGAAATGCTGAATAAAGGTTATCTGGTCAGAACGGATAGAGGCATCCGGACAACTATGGAGTTTATGTTTAATACTGTATTCTTTGATCCTACCAATCCAGGAGCGCGTGATTTTGTATGGAATGTGGCTAAAAGAAATTATTATGATAAAGGTATAAAAATATTTTGGCTGGATGAAGCCGAACCCGAATACTCGGTATATGACTATGACAATTATCGCTATTACATGGGTCCGGTGATGCAGGTTGGCAACATATATCCGGTCATGTATGCTAAGACGTTCTTTGATGGAATGATGGCGGCGGGTCAGCAAAATGTAGTTAACCTTTTGAGATGTGCATGGGCTGGCAGTCAGCGCTATGGCGCCCTTGTCTGGTCGGGGGATATACACTCCAGCTTTAGGGCACTGAGGGATCAATTGCGTGCAGGCCTAAATATGGGGTTAGCTGGTATACCATGGTGGACAACCGATATAGGAGGATTTCATGGAGGTAATCCCGATGATCCCGCTTTCAGAGAATGCATTATTCGATGGTTTCAGTTTGGAGCCTTCTGTCCCGTGTTTCGCCTACATGGCGATCGTGAACCGCACGGTCAGCCGATAGGGCCGGCCGGAGGAGGTGCGTTGCCCAGCGGCGCAGCCAACGAGGTATGGAGTTATGGCCAAGAGGCATATGAAATCTTCAGGAAATATATGTTTGTACGCGAACGCTTGCGTCCATATATAAAAGAACAGATGAGAGCAGCCCATGAGAAAGGTACGCCGGTTATAAGGCCACTTTTCTATGATTTCCCTGATGACAGTGCTTGCTGGGATGTCGATGACCAGTATATGTTTGGCCCGGATATATTGGTATCCCCAATATTGTACGAGGGGCAACGCAGCAGGAAGGTTTATTTGCCTGAAGGAGCTGATTGGCGGGATGCTGCTACGGGTACTGTTTACGAAGGAGGCCAGTGTATAGAATGTGATGCGCCACTGCACGTTATACCGCTCTTTTTAAGAGGCAACGTAGAGCTTCCCATATATAAATAA
- a CDS encoding ATP-binding cassette domain-containing protein → MILVKLISLGKRFKEVQAVDDLSFEVKGGEIFGLLGENGAGKTTTLRMLATMLKPTSGTASICDLDIVKQPSEVRKHIGILFGGEAGLYDRLTARENIAYFGKLNGMDDNALKKRIDELSQTLDMEEFIDRRVGKFSKGMKQKVTIARAIVHDPEVMLLDEPTVGLDVTAARTLQDFIAQCRDQGKAVIFSSHIMSEVERLCDRIGIIHKGRLVDIGTIDGLKQQYNNSNLEEVFIQLIGGKSA, encoded by the coding sequence ATGATATTGGTAAAGCTGATTTCCCTCGGCAAACGCTTCAAGGAAGTGCAAGCAGTAGATGATCTATCATTTGAGGTCAAAGGCGGTGAAATATTCGGCCTTTTAGGTGAAAACGGCGCCGGCAAGACCACCACACTGCGTATGCTGGCCACCATGCTAAAGCCCACGTCGGGTACCGCTTCCATATGCGATCTCGATATAGTAAAACAGCCCTCGGAAGTGCGCAAACATATAGGCATATTATTCGGTGGCGAAGCTGGATTGTATGACAGACTGACAGCCCGCGAGAATATAGCCTATTTTGGCAAATTAAACGGCATGGACGATAATGCTCTTAAAAAGCGCATAGACGAATTATCGCAGACACTTGACATGGAAGAATTCATAGACCGGCGCGTAGGCAAATTCTCAAAGGGTATGAAGCAAAAGGTCACAATAGCAAGGGCCATAGTGCACGATCCGGAGGTAATGCTGCTGGATGAACCTACCGTAGGCCTGGATGTGACAGCCGCACGCACGTTGCAGGATTTTATAGCCCAATGCAGGGATCAAGGCAAGGCCGTCATATTCTCCAGCCATATAATGAGTGAAGTGGAAAGGCTTTGCGACCGCATAGGTATCATACATAAAGGCAGATTAGTAGATATAGGCACTATAGACGGTTTAAAACAGCAGTATAACAATAGTAACCTGGAAGAAGTGTTTATACAGCTCATAGGAGGTAAAAGCGCGTGA
- a CDS encoding ABC transporter permease, protein MKRTWIVFAKEMKDAFRDRRTLIFSILLPALIFPILMTFMNNTISNVTEEATENITIAYIGEDSQLKAYLDSLPNVTIMDSQDPEADLDDSKVSVIVEVKDGFDEAIASGAKGDVTLKYDESKAKSSMAASVIRESINAFGTQLARQRLQAKGIDPEFIEPLNIASVNVAKAQGTGAIIMSFLLPMFLLLYPATGAMATAIDQGAGEKERGTLEPLLATQVSRTALAMGKWLSTSAASIIGTIAFMAGFVVAVIYNPTMFGEGFTATPSAVVAITVLGIMMAFIYSAAMLAMSVFARNIKEASTYLSPFVIVAMIPAYATMYTDIKTVPTWQYNVPLLNVILIVKEALLDSINWGHFAITMLWLIALTVLFLAMVVRMFNNESVVFRS, encoded by the coding sequence GTGAAAAGAACATGGATAGTATTTGCAAAGGAAATGAAGGATGCATTTCGCGACAGGCGTACGCTCATATTCAGTATTCTGCTGCCGGCCTTAATATTTCCCATACTCATGACCTTCATGAATAACACTATAAGCAATGTAACAGAAGAAGCTACCGAAAACATCACTATAGCCTACATAGGGGAGGATTCGCAGCTTAAAGCATATCTTGACAGTCTGCCAAACGTAACTATAATGGATTCGCAGGATCCTGAGGCCGACCTCGACGACAGCAAGGTATCGGTTATAGTTGAAGTAAAAGACGGCTTCGATGAAGCCATAGCATCCGGTGCCAAGGGCGATGTAACACTAAAATACGATGAGTCAAAGGCTAAGTCTTCCATGGCCGCCTCTGTCATAAGGGAATCGATAAACGCCTTCGGCACACAGCTAGCCCGTCAGCGTTTACAAGCTAAAGGCATAGACCCCGAATTCATAGAACCATTAAACATAGCATCGGTCAACGTGGCCAAGGCACAGGGTACAGGAGCTATTATAATGTCGTTCTTATTGCCCATGTTCCTGTTGTTGTACCCGGCCACCGGGGCTATGGCCACCGCTATCGATCAGGGAGCAGGCGAGAAGGAACGCGGCACATTGGAGCCGCTGCTGGCTACACAGGTCAGCCGTACAGCATTGGCCATGGGCAAATGGCTCTCGACGTCTGCGGCCTCGATAATAGGCACCATAGCTTTCATGGCTGGTTTTGTCGTGGCAGTGATATATAATCCTACGATGTTCGGCGAGGGCTTTACGGCTACACCATCAGCCGTGGTGGCAATAACGGTACTGGGCATAATGATGGCTTTTATCTACAGCGCCGCCATGCTGGCTATGAGCGTCTTCGCGCGCAACATAAAGGAAGCATCCACCTACCTGAGCCCATTTGTCATAGTAGCCATGATACCGGCCTATGCCACCATGTATACTGACATAAAGACTGTGCCGACGTGGCAGTACAACGTTCCACTGCTCAACGTAATACTCATCGTAAAGGAAGCTCTGCTTGACAGCATAAACTGGGGGCATTTTGCTATAACCATGTTGTGGCTAATAGCATTGACCGTCCTATTCCTCGCTATGGTGGTGCGTATGTTCAACAATGAATCAGTGGTATTCAGAAGCTAG
- a CDS encoding betaine/proline/choline family ABC transporter ATP-binding protein (Members of the family are the ATP-binding subunit of ABC transporters for substrates such as betaine, L-proline or other amino acids, choline, carnitine, etc. The substrate specificity is best determined from the substrate-binding subunit, rather than this subunit, as it interacts with the permease subunit and not with substrate directly.), with the protein MIKFENVAKRYGDTTVIKDLNMEINDAEIAVLIGPSGCGKTTTLKMINRLIEPSSGAIYINDQNILKADPIELRRNIGYVIQQIGLFPHMTVEQNIGLIPTLKNWPEDKKAARVRELMELVGMPPEEYMNRYPNELSGGQQQRIGVARALAADPDIILMDEPFSALDPLTRAQLQDELFNLQQELHKTIVFVTHDMDEALKLGDRICIMRDGEILQFDTPENLLRHPAHGFVEEFIGKKRMWQQPEYIKAEDIMITNPVKATPNRTLTQALEIMSSSSVDSLIIVDDKNKLLGIVTAKQVRNNANKARRLEEIYERDILSVKLDDSMADILKLMAQNDIGYVPVTDEQGRLRGLITRSSLVNVLGDKYVGEE; encoded by the coding sequence ATGATCAAATTTGAAAATGTAGCAAAGCGTTATGGTGATACGACCGTTATAAAAGATCTGAATATGGAGATTAATGATGCTGAAATAGCAGTGCTTATAGGCCCAAGCGGTTGTGGTAAAACTACAACGCTCAAAATGATCAACAGATTGATAGAGCCATCATCTGGAGCTATATATATCAATGATCAGAATATACTAAAGGCTGACCCGATAGAATTAAGAAGGAATATCGGATATGTCATACAGCAGATAGGGCTTTTCCCGCATATGACTGTCGAGCAGAATATTGGATTAATACCAACGTTAAAGAATTGGCCGGAGGATAAGAAAGCAGCGCGAGTTAGAGAATTGATGGAGCTGGTAGGCATGCCGCCGGAAGAATATATGAACAGATATCCGAATGAACTTTCGGGAGGACAGCAACAGAGGATAGGCGTTGCCAGAGCGCTGGCGGCCGATCCTGATATCATACTTATGGATGAACCCTTCAGCGCTTTGGATCCCTTGACGCGGGCTCAATTGCAGGATGAATTGTTCAATTTGCAACAGGAATTGCATAAGACGATAGTTTTTGTCACACACGATATGGATGAGGCGCTAAAGCTCGGGGATAGGATATGTATCATGAGGGATGGTGAAATTCTTCAATTCGATACACCGGAAAATCTGTTAAGGCATCCGGCTCACGGTTTTGTCGAAGAATTCATAGGCAAAAAGCGCATGTGGCAGCAGCCTGAGTATATAAAGGCCGAGGATATAATGATAACAAATCCTGTCAAGGCTACGCCAAACAGAACGCTTACTCAAGCGTTGGAGATAATGTCGAGCAGCAGCGTCGATAGCCTTATCATAGTAGACGATAAAAACAAGCTTTTGGGTATAGTAACCGCCAAACAGGTGCGAAACAATGCAAATAAAGCCAGGCGGTTGGAAGAAATATATGAGCGTGATATACTGAGCGTTAAATTGGATGATTCGATGGCTGATATATTGAAGCTGATGGCACAAAACGATATAGGGTATGTACCTGTTACTGATGAGCAAGGCAGGTTAAGAGGCCTGATAACCAGGAGTAGTTTGGTAAATGTGCTCGGCGATAAATACGTAGGGGAGGAGTGA